A genomic segment from Aegilops tauschii subsp. strangulata cultivar AL8/78 chromosome 1, Aet v6.0, whole genome shotgun sequence encodes:
- the LOC109763915 gene encoding noroxomaritidine/norcraugsodine reductase-like — translation MTTGREKRWSLAGATALVTGGSKGIGRAIVEELAGFGARVHTCSRNAAELEECRRQWEEEELSVTVSVCDVSVRAAREKLMETVRESFHGKLDILVNNAGQLFFKVATELTENNYSHLMETNLASSFHLSQLAHPLLLNASICGGGSIINISSIAGSVGFPCFTLYSITKGGMNQLTRSLATEWARDNIRVNGVAPSMIMTDMIKDIEPDALEKEYSRIPLGRSGKPTEVASMVSFLCMPTASYITGQVICIDGGRSIC, via the exons ATGACGACGGGCAGGGAGAAGAGGTGGAGCCTGGCCGGCGCGACGGCGCTCGTCACCGGCGGCAGCAAAGGAATAGG GCGCGCCATTGTGGAGGAGCTTGCCGGCTTCGGGGCGCGGGTGCACACGTGCTCCCGCAACGCGGCTGAGCTTGAAGAGTGCCGCCGGcagtgggaggaggaggagctgtCTGTCACCGTCTCCGTGTGCGATGTCTCCGTACGCGCTGCGAGGGAGAAGCTCATGGAGACGGTCAGGGAATCCTTCCACGGCAAGCTTGACATATTG gtgaacAATGCGGGGCAATTGTTTTTCAAAGTGGCTACAGAGTTGACCGAGAACAACTACTCGCATTTGATGGAGACTAACTTAGCGTCGAGCTTCCACCTCAGTCAGCTCGCACACCCTCTCCTACTCAACGCCTCCATATGCGGAGGAGGCAGCATCATCAACATCTCCTCCATTGCTGGCTCAGTTGGATTCCCATGCTTCACACTTTATAGCATCACAAAAG GAGGAATGAACCAACTTACAAGGAGCCTCGCCACTGAATGGGCTAGAGACAATATTCGTGTGAATGGTGTTGCTCCATCCATGATCATGACTGACATGATTAAAGAT ATAGAGCCGGATGCCCTGGAGAAAGAGTACTCGCGGATCCCATTGGGGCGTAGTGGCAAGCCAACAGAGGTCGCGTCGATGGTGTCCTTCCTCTGTATGCCCACAGCATCCTATATCACCGGCCAAGTTATTTGTATTGACGGTGGTCGATCCATTTGTTAG